The following are encoded together in the Brassica napus cultivar Da-Ae chromosome A9, Da-Ae, whole genome shotgun sequence genome:
- the LOC106366151 gene encoding uncharacterized protein LOC106366151 — MNIFRLAELSSRDRLPSKVPSSRQGKKQSQKKLKSPRSSSSSEFISCHCEAPSENKLHQDSAHQLPMRSLLAQEMSKQKETKRRSPSIIARLMGLDVLPSPQSSSLRQHKSMENQQGKSGGCESLRRSSMGEQKFKDVFEVLDAKKAESNRNLHQQGKVNTANLTQAEMAFIRQKFMEAKRLSTDEKLRHSKEFNDALESLDSNKDLLLKFLQQPDSLFTKHVHDLQSTPHKPHYSQAPSLKCASHSQKADRDSLRKSHRSPHRHGGGGDGCPSHSHSRHVSYETLELQSTKIVVLKPNLGGRAFASPSSSSDEFRADRSLLPCTINHGRQKSKEDIRLSRQNSGEFSKTMSRQRKASFEASGFRGYAGDESSSGSDSASESELVPVTSRTRTSFNRKSHHHRSLPSKSTTSSVSREAKRRLSERWKLTHKYEQEIEISRSGTLAEMLATSDKEARPASFNGLIFEEGISKRVESNAQLSELPEPVGISSRDGWKGSRSRSYSKSKTIMNQESTGGYTIVLPKELITRDGLVMGSSSHHSFLSSKSSRHGSNKSRSSYNSFSFSVDANSDTEVSSASDDIKTAVSSEAPDLSTVTSLTDPDISRMPTETVNHSPVPEPQPRESSKEGDQPSPVSVLEASFDDDDGSSSSECFESVSADLKGLRMQLQLLKLESAAYNEASMLVSTDEDTDQESSTITNETLTSQEVREEDWKSLYLVDLLANSRLSDSDHSTVMETPVDPSLFQDLEKKYSSLKTSTRIDRRFLFDQISGELVQILKQFSDPHPWVKPKRVCSKWDANKIQETLRDLVTRKEEKPSKDDVEEKELEWLRLEDDIEIIGRDIEEMLTDELIAELVVDAIF; from the exons ATGAACATATTTCGACTCGCCGAGCTGAGTTCCCGAGATCGATTACCTTCCAAAGTTCCCAGTTCTCGCCAAG GAAAGAAACAGAGTCAGAAAAAACTCAAGTCTCcaagatcatcatcatcttctgaGTTTATTTCTTGCCATTGTGAAGCTCCAAGTGAAAACAAG TTGCATCAAGATTCTGCTCATCAATTACCGATGAGAAGTTTGTTAGCACAAGAAATGTCGAAGCAGAAAGAAACTAAAAGGAGATCACCTAGCATTATAGCGAGGTTGATGGGTCTCGATGTCTTGCCATCGCCTCAGAGTTCTTCTCTTAGGCAACACAAGTCTATGGAGAATCAGCAAGGCAAGAGTGGTGGGTGTGAATCTCTTAGAAGGAGCTCAATGGGTGAGCAAAAGTTTAAAGATGTTTTCGAAGTTTTGGATGCAAAGAAGGCAGAGAGCAATAGAAACTTACATCAGCAGGGGAAGGTGAACACTGCTAATCTTACACAAGCAGAGATGGCTTTTATAAGGCAGAAGTTCATGGAGGCTAAGCGGTTATCAACTGATGAGAAGCTTCGTCATTCTAAAGAGTTCAATGATGCGCTTGAGTCTCTAGACTCTAACAAAGACCTCCTACTCAAGTTTCTTCAGCAACCAGATTCATTGTTCACTAAACATGTGCATGATCTTCAAAGCACACCTCACAAGCCACATTACAGTCAAGCACCATCTCTGAAATGTGCTAGCCATTCTCAGAAAGCTGATAGGGACTCGTTAAGGAAGAGTCATAGGTCACCGCATCGGCATGGTGGTGGTGGCGATGGTTGTCCTAGCCATTCTCATTCTAGGCATGTTTCTTATGAGACACTTGAGTTGCAGTCAACCAAGATTGTTGTTCTGAAACCTAACCTCGGTGGTAGAGCTTTTGCATCGCCAAGCTCTTCTTCTGATGAGTTCAGAGCAGATCGTAGTCTTCTTCCATGCACCATCAATCATGGCAGGCAGAAAAGTAAAGAAGACATCCGCCTCTCAAGACAGAACTCAGGAGAATTCTCCAAAACAATGTCTAGGCAAAGGAAGGCGAGCTTTGAGGCTTCAGGATTCAGAGGATATGCAGGGGACGAAAGCTCATCAGGGAGTGATTCCGCAAGTGAATCAGAGCTAGTTCCAGTaacttcaagaacaagaacTTCCTTTAACCGTAAGAGCCACCACCATCGATCTTTGCCTTCTAAGTCAACAACATCATCTGTGAGTAGAGAAGCCAAGAGGAGACTGTCAGAGAGATGGAAGCTGACACACAAGTACGAGCAAGAGATAGAAATTAGCAGAAGCGGCACATTAGCTGAGATGCTTGCAACTTCGGATAAGGAAGCAAGGCCAGCAAGTTTTAATGGACTCATTTTCGAAGAGGGGATTAGTAAAAGAGTTGAGAGCAATGCTCAGTTATCTGAACTGCCAGAACCGGTTGGGATCAGCAGTAGAGATGGTTGGAAAGGATCACGCTCAAGAAGTTATTCAAAATCCAAAACCATCATGAACCAAGAAAGCACTGGTGGTTACACTATAGTGCTGCCAAAGGAGTTGATCACTCGAGATGGATTAGTGATGGGGAGCTCTTCTCATCACTCTTTCTTGTCAAGCAAATCTTCTAGACATGGTAGTAATAAATCTCGTTCATCATACAATAGTTTCAGTTTCTCAGTAGATGCAAATTCAGACACTGAGGTTAGTTCAGCTTCTGATGATATCAAGACGGCTGTGTCCTCTGAAGCTCCTGATTTGTCAACTGTCACTTCGTTAACTGATCCT GATATCTCAAGGATGCCAACTGAGACTGTAAACCATTCTCCGGTTCCTGAACCACAGCCTCGTGAAAGCTCAAAGGAAGGAGATCAACCAAGTCCAGTTTCAGTTCTAGAAGCTTCTTTTGACGATGATGATGGTTCATCGAGTTCTGAATGCTTTGAGAGTGTTAGCGCCGATCTCAAAG GACTCAGGATGCAACTACAGCTCCTCAAACTAGAGTCAGCTGCTTACAATGAAGCTAGCATGCTTGTTTCAACTGATGAAGACACAGATCAGGAGTCATCAACAATAACTAATGAGACTTTGACCAGCCAGGAGGTCAGAGAAGAAGACTGGAAGTCATTGTACTTAGTTGATCTCCTAGCCAACTCCAGGTTAAGTGACTCAGACCATAGCACTGTCATGGAAACACCTGTAGATCCATCCTTGTTTCAGGATCTCGAGAAGAAGTACTCAAGCTTGAAAACATCAACCCGGATAGACAGAAGGTTTCTCTTTGATCAGATTAGCGGAGAGCTTGTACAGATATTAAAGCAGTTCTCAGATCCACACCCTTGGGTTAAACCAAAAAGGGTCTGTTCGAAATGGGATGCAAACAAGATACAAGAGACTCTGCGCGATTTGGTGacaagaaaagaagagaaaccaAGCAAAGATGATGTGGAGGAAAAGGAGTTGGAGTGGCTGAGGTTGGAAGATGACATTGAAATCATAGGTAGAGATATTGAGGAAATGCTGACGGATGAACTCATAGCAGAGCTTGTGGTAGATGCAATCTTCTAG